The stretch of DNA GCTCAAGCAACCCTGCCACCTCCTCGGAACGCGTTCAACTGATAGCCACCAATCGGATTAACGGCGAAACGGGATATGACCACACAATTTGATCGACAAAAACCGAAAACCCGATCAAGTTGCGACCCAGCCTGAAATGAGCTTTGATCATTTCCCCATTTTCTCATTTCCTTCCTCCGACCGGTTAGTTCGCCTTAACGCGTTTCAGGCCTTCCTTTGCGGCGGGCATCGCGGGGCTGATAGTGAGGGCCTGTTGGTAAGCGGCCACGGCGCCCTTCGCATCTCCGCTCTTCTCGAGAGCGTCGCCCAGTTTGGTCAGCGTCTCGGCGTCTTTGAACTGAGCGCAAGCCGCTCGATACCATTTCACGGCCGTTATCGCATCGTTCGACTTCATTGCCAGATCGCCAAGGCGTGTTTCCGAGGTGCGGCGCTCAACAGAGTCCAGGCCGGACTTTATCGCCTCGGCATAGAAGGTGGACGCTGTTTCATCCTTTCCGGCGCGAAACGCTTGGTCCGCATCCGCGTACAGCCGGTGCGCCTCGACCGTTGACACGCCCGTCCGCGCCGTGATGGTGCCCACGCGGGGAATCCCGGCTTGATACGATGTGAGCGGCTGCGCCGCCCTGGCCTTGAGCGTAAGCGCGCGATCATTCACGTGTCCCGAGAGACCTAGCGTCGAGGGAGGCGGCGGAGCTTCAGCGGCCACGATTTCGGGGCCATCGTTGCTGCGGCCACCTGTCGGCGCAGCCACCGGGGAGACGAAGCCGTCGCGCGATGAACCCTTGTCAGCCGGGAAGGCTTCCGCCACCGGCGGAGGAGCGACCTGCGCCGTGGTGGACGGCGCGTTCTGGTTATCGAGCTTCATCGCGTTCTTGGAGGCGAACGTTGCCCGATTACGGAGTTTGGTCTCCGAGCCCGCCAGGGAGCTTACCTCACCATGAGCGTTGCCGGCAGCCCCGAACGGGACATTTGCGCGGCCCGTATCGGCGTTCGCCACCAGGGTGTGCTCTTTAGTGACGGCGGGCGCCGGCGTTGGAACAACCGCAGGGGTCGGCATGGGAGGGCCTGCCGGCGCGGCTTCTCCACTTTCCGGAGTGATCCGCGGATTTGGGGGGCGCAGAGGCTCAGGCGCCCCGCCCCGAACGGGCGGGGTCGCCGAACGCCCGGTTTCCGAATGCGAACGCGGCGGAGCCTGCGCGATCTTCGCCGGTCCCTTCTGGGCGTAATGGACGCCCGGGTGTGCAGGGTTGGCGCCCGGATGCTCGCCCGGACGTGGGAGGTTCATCACGATGGCAAGGCAGATTGCGGCGGCGGTAAGGGCGAGTCCGCCCCCTGCCAGAGCCCATCGCGGACGGATGGGAGCCTGCCGGGGCGGCGCGGCGATTTGAGCGTGAACCCGCGACCAGAGTTCCGGATCATAGTGGATCGGCTTGATGGTCTCGCCGGTGGCGCTGAGAAGTCTCTTGGCGACACGCATGTCCGCCAACGCCGACCGGCAGCGGCCGCAGGACTCCAGATGGCGCTCAACCCGAGACGCCACCTGAGGCTCCAGCGCCCCCTCAAGATACCCGGCCAGATTGTGAGTTTCGTGGAACATCACAAGACTTTCAACATTCGATCGCTAAGCGCCAGGCAGCGATATCACTCGCCCGCCTCATTCAGGCTTCCCCGTAACCGCTTCACCGCGTAATGGATGCGGCTCCACACGGTTCCCACGTTCACTCCGATTATCTCGGCAATCTCCTCGCACGTCTTCTCTTCGAAGTAGTGCAAAACGATAACCATTCGCTGCTTCTCCGGCAGGTCATGCACGGCCTTCCGAACCGCCACCGCCGACATCCGCTTCCAGACCAGCGCTTCCGGCCCTTCGTCGGCGTCTGCCGGAAGAGTGGACAAAAAGTCCGGCTTCTCCGGATCCTGTTCCACTCGAAAGGAGCGATCCCTCGCAGCCTTTCCCGCGTGACGCAACGCCGTGTTGAGGGCGATGCGGTACAGCCATGTGCTGAACTTGGCATCCGCCCGGAAGCCGCCGAGCGACCGGAACGCCCGGACAAACACTTCCACCCGCACATCCTCGGCATCCTCGGGGTCGCGCAATGCACGCGACACCACGCCCGCCACCATGCCCTGGTAACGCTCCACGATCTCGGCGAACGCGTCGGTATCTCCCGCTTTGCAGCGGGCGATGGCAACGGCGTCCGGGCCGGCATCTATGAACTTGGTGCGCGTGAACACAGCGATAATGCCATCCAAACCGCGCGCGCCCTTTCCGATTACCGCAAAATCATAGAACTCTTTCGGCGGAGTTCTGTAAACTTTTACGGTTTCTTAGTGGCGTCGCGGTTTCAAATCCTTCAAAATGATAGTGTAACGGTTTTCAGGTCGCTGGCGTCCAAATAGCGGTGTGCATCATGACTTCACACGCTATCATCGGGACATCGTGTCGTCCCGTGTACTCATTCTCAAGAGGCAGATATGAAAGTGCGCTTGCTGACTAGCCTCGCGGCGCTGGCGATTTGCGCCGCGTCCCGCGCCCAGGTGACCGTAGATTTGGACAACGGCTCCATCAACGGACTGGCGAACTCGCTGACCCAGCAGTCGAAGGTTCGCATCCTCGTTGGCCCCGGCGTCGCGGGCCGAGTCACTCTTCATCTGCACGGCGTTCCGCTGGAAGCTGCCGTGAAGACGGCTGCCGCCGTTCTGGA from Armatimonadota bacterium encodes:
- a CDS encoding zf-HC2 domain-containing protein — protein: MFHETHNLAGYLEGALEPQVASRVERHLESCGRCRSALADMRVAKRLLSATGETIKPIHYDPELWSRVHAQIAAPPRQAPIRPRWALAGGGLALTAAAICLAIVMNLPRPGEHPGANPAHPGVHYAQKGPAKIAQAPPRSHSETGRSATPPVRGGAPEPLRPPNPRITPESGEAAPAGPPMPTPAVVPTPAPAVTKEHTLVANADTGRANVPFGAAGNAHGEVSSLAGSETKLRNRATFASKNAMKLDNQNAPSTTAQVAPPPVAEAFPADKGSSRDGFVSPVAAPTGGRSNDGPEIVAAEAPPPPSTLGLSGHVNDRALTLKARAAQPLTSYQAGIPRVGTITARTGVSTVEAHRLYADADQAFRAGKDETASTFYAEAIKSGLDSVERRTSETRLGDLAMKSNDAITAVKWYRAACAQFKDAETLTKLGDALEKSGDAKGAVAAYQQALTISPAMPAAKEGLKRVKAN
- a CDS encoding sigma-70 family RNA polymerase sigma factor — encoded protein: MDGIIAVFTRTKFIDAGPDAVAIARCKAGDTDAFAEIVERYQGMVAGVVSRALRDPEDAEDVRVEVFVRAFRSLGGFRADAKFSTWLYRIALNTALRHAGKAARDRSFRVEQDPEKPDFLSTLPADADEGPEALVWKRMSAVAVRKAVHDLPEKQRMVIVLHYFEEKTCEEIAEIIGVNVGTVWSRIHYAVKRLRGSLNEAGE